The stretch of DNA GACATCTACAGCTCCCAGCTACCTAATTGATCGTCTCATCTGACTGAGGTGCCTGTCAGAGGTACGTCTGAGAGAGAGAAAGAGCATTCGAGAGACTGAAACAATAATGTCCGAGTCGCTCTCGCTCGTGTAAACGTAAGACTGTATAACTGGACACGTACCTGTCATCTGTCAATAAAAGAAGCGAGCGTGATGTGCTGCTCTTCAATAAAAACGACGTCTGCTTGTGGACCTGTTTGATTGTTTGTTAATTTGTGTGGTATCGTGGACCTGTTTGGATCGCATCGCATGGATTTCACATGAGACACGGCTGTGGGAGTAGGAAAAAACATATGAATGAGATCGTGATAATAGCCCCCACCCGCAGTGCAAACTTTACAAGACGCGAGCTGCTATGGTTCGGTTCAtacgaaagaaaacaaaaattaGAAGTTACGATTTCAAAATAAAATTTGATCGAAAATACTACCGTAGGTATGACTTATAAATTGAAAAGAGGGAGTAACATGAGAAATTTGAACAGAAAAGAAACGCATTTGACCTGCATTTCTTGGATGTATAATGCGTTTCACTTCTAAACAGGTTTGAGGTGATCAAGAGCATATGCCCCATCCCTGATCCCTCCCTAAAAAATTCTCGCATGCTAATGAATCAATTTTTCTCTTTCAGGTTTCGAGTTTCCTGAAGATTTTCCAAATGTGGAGAGAACCTAAAAGAATATAGAAAAAAAAGATGTCAAGTTTTTCTGAAgattctctctgatttttttttgagggaaagCCATCATGGCGGTTTATATTTCATGTGAAAATAAGGATACATCGTTTGATAGGACGTTGCGAGATGTGCAAAAAAAAAGCTGAAGCGTTTAAAAAAAAGATTATTTGCTGATATTATTTGAGAGAGACCGATAcccgcccgaccccgccgcccccaGCTGAGCGCGCAGAGGAGCCACCCACCCCACCAGTCCGCCACCATGGCCGCCCGGAGCGCTCTCCTCGCCGCCGGCGCCGCAGCACTGGTCGCCGTCGCGGCCGTCTTCCTCCTGCCCGACCCCGCTTCCCGCCTCCCATGTacgcgccccctcctcctccctcccacCCCCTCCGTTTTCCCGCGGAGGGAAGCTCATGCTCAGCTCGTCTCCTCTCCCCGCAGGGGCGCAGCGGGGATGCTTCGCCGACCTGATTCTGGCCAACGCCACCATCTACACCGCCGACCCCGCCCGCCCCTTCGCCGGCGCCATAGCCGTTCGCGCCGGCCGCGTGCTCCGCGTCGGCACCTACGACTCCCTCAAGGTTGTCCTCCGACCTGCTTGCCCCCTCTCTCGGCAGAGATTATATCTGTAAAAAAAATATCTGCTCTGTTCTGCTTGCGGCGTCACTGCAACTGCAACCGCAGGCGCATATATTTTCTGTCTCCTGCGTTTCGCTCAAAATTGACTGCATAGACTGTAAAGTGCAGGAATTCAAGGGCCGAGACACGTATGAGCTGAATCTCAGTGGCAATGTGGTGCTCCCGGGATTCATCGACTCCCATGTGCACCTAATCGACGGCGGCCTGCAGGTAGTGCTTTGCCAGTTTGCCTATCTGCCTCCCCTTGCAATGACATCATGACATGGACAGGCCGGGACATTACAGTTTCAATATTACTACAGTTCTGTAAATTTAACTTCACAGTGTACTTCTGTTTGAACTTTGCTGCAGTTGGCGAGGGTGCCGCTTCGAGGAGTTAGAAGCAAAGCTGAGTTCATCAGCAGGGTTAAGGGAGCCGTCAGAGGTTTCCATGAACTATGCTGCTCTTTCTCTCAGTTTATCCATTCTGTTTTTAATCATTTTGTTGCTTAGTACTGTACACCATGGGATGTTtctgctttctgttatttatatacTAGCATGGTTTGCACACAAGGGTCAGGGGTTTGGCAAGACATGATTTCTGTTACATGTATCCGACTAGTCTTTGTCTACTGAGTTGTCTGGTGTTACCAATCACCAAATATCTCTGCAATACTACTACTATCTCTGAGACTTGTTTCCTGAACAGATAAACATCCTGGCGAGTGGGTACGCGGAGGAGGTTGGAACAATGATTTTTGGGGTGGTGATCTCCCCACTGCAGCTTGGTTAGACGACATATCTCCTGATAATCCAGTGTGTTTTCAATTCAATCTCACGAGTTCGATCTTTTCCGAGAAGCTGTTACATAGGGCCAGCCAGTGACTCATTTTCAATTGCAGGTCTGGCTCTCACGCATGGATGGTCACATGGGATTAGCCAATTCACTGGCTATGAAGATTGCTGGGATTGACAAAAACACAAATGATCCAGTTGGTGGAACTATTGTAAGAACAACGGAAAGAGGTAACCTTTTATTGAACTTAAGTAATTAACATTTAACACTGACCTTTTACCTTTGCGGGCCAGGAATTATTtttcaaatacaatatgattttCAATTCAAGCACAAATATGGTCTCACCAACAACAAAAAACTCAGAAGCAAACCGTTAACTGTTATGATCAAGAAAGTTCATGATGAATTATCATGGTCATGTGTGCCTTTTCTGAATTTTTTGTATATATTTTCACAGTATTCTCACGGAGTCATGGTTCGCACATTAAGATATTGGTGATATAATATGTTTAACTATGTAATGTGCACTGTTCTTTTTAATTagtcatgtactccctccgtttttatttactctgcatattagagttgactgaagtcaaacttcgtaaagtttgaccaagtttatagaaaacaatataaacatttatcataataaatctatacgatgtgaaagtacatttaataataaatctaatgttgttgatttgttattgtatatcttaatatttttgtatataaacttggtcaaagtttgtaaagcttgactttgaccaaagctaatatgcgaactaaataaaaacggagggagtactttcaAGTGCAAACATTGTTGTAAACACTTAGGTAAGATTAAAAATTCACCTGACCTGCATTATTATTTGTAGAGCCCACTGGTCTTCTGGTTGATGCTGCTATGAAGCTTGTATTTGATGTGGTTCGAGAAGACTCTGTAAATGAAAGACGAGAGGCTCTCCTTAGAGCAAGTAAACACGCTCTAATGAGAGGGGTGACTACTGTTGTTGATGTTGGAAGTTATTTCCCTGGAACCTCAGAAGAGCAAACTTGGCAAGATTTTTCTGGTATCTTGTGCCACTTTTGCTTGTAATATTGGTGTTATGAAAACACCAAACTCAGATACAAAGTATCTTACAAAAATCTGCAGTTAACAATAGAACATATCAATAGTTCCATATATATGTCTGCATTATACTTTGCGGAATTTATTGGTGGGACGCGTCCATTGTTGAtgtcttttttttttgaaacaacAGAATGCAACTAAACTATATACGTTGAGTTTTGCACCCCCAATCGATAAAATGTTTGTTAATTCTGTTAGACATAAAGCTAATCTATCTGGTCTATATTGTCAATAATCAAGCATTACTCTGCCATTCAAGTAAAAGAACCATACTGCTCATGTTAAATCAAATCTTATGTAGAGCTGGACGTTTCTTCCGTTGTTTGGATGACTCCTAATGAATTTCAATTTGATTCACTCGTACCTTTCTTTTGAAGGATCAAGGATCTACTTTTGTAGTTTTTCATCTATAACCCTTTTTTTGGACCGGAACCTTATTTGTTCTGAAGTATTGTGCTTACATCACAACAGATGTCTATGTATGGGCTCATTCTATGGGAAAGATGATGATCAGAGTCTGCTTATTCTTCCCAATGCCGACATGGCCTCGTGTTTCTGTAAGTTATGTTTCATGAAATATACCAAGCTCTTCTGTTCTAAGTGCTTAATATTATGCGAATGCTATTAACAATTATCTGCATATTATCTCTTGTAGGATCTTATTCATGAAAGAGGTCGATCTTTAAGTAGGTGGATTCATCTAGGTGGTGTGAAAGCTTTTCTTGATGGTTCTTTGGGTTCCTCAAGTGCATGGTTCTATGAAGTAAGTAAGTCTTGAGTATGGTCTGAGTACCTATCAGACATGTTGTTAGTGTTAGTGCATTTATATTGATGGTGTAGAAATTTATGTCCATAGCAATGCTGTCTTTTTGTGGCTAAAGCTTCACAAATACTCTGTTTTATGCTCGTGCGTGGAATGTGATACATCATGGTACTAGTTTGTGATTGGTCTTGTTATGTATAAAGGACACCAATATGATTAGCCCGATCAGTCTCTGTTTCTGCAAGAAACTGTAAATTGAGAAAGGTTGTGTCAGCAAGTACATTTAACAAGTCATTCAAAATTACATCTTAGTGCACTATGATATTTCATATCTACACCATATTTTTTATGGAAGAGATGCACATCATATTCTTATCTAGAGGGTTGATATTTTAGCGCTAAATCTTCTTTGCATTTTGAATTTATGGCTGAAAAATTTGTGGTGGTCCATTAGCAAATAAGGTTTGAATTTTTGTTAGCGTTGTTTGAAAAGGGTATCTGGTTTTGTTACTTATTCATTTGGTGGTGGAAACTGTAAAGGTGTACAATTATTACTCATTTCCTTCCTTTTGCTGAACTAAATACTCTGACTTGATATGCAATAGCTTTGCGAAACAATATAAAAAGCTTGTCCCCATCTTATAACTAGAATATTTTTTGGATAATTAACATCTTGTTTTACAATTTATACCATCGTGTAACATATTGGTCGTGTACTCGTGTCAGCTAGGAAGTTGATTTCTCCAGAAATATTAATAAAATTATTATGTTCTGGTTTATAAGAGTTTAATATATATGGTCAGCCTTATGTGGATGCTCCGAGCAATTATGGTCTCCAATTGTTAGATATGGATGTTCTGCTCAATGCAACATTAGAATCAGACAAATCAGGACTTCAGGTACACGTTTTTTCCATTTGTGCACATGCTTAATCATGTTTACCATCATCTGAGAAAGTAATATTGTTCTTTTTAAGGTTGCCATACATGCAATTGGAGATAAAGCTAATGATATGCTGCTAGATATGTTCGACAAGGTTGTTAGTTTGAATGGAACGAAGGACCGTAGGTTACGGGTATGTTTTTCTGCTAGCATACTGAACAAGAGAATTTGCCCTCAAAGCATTTTTGTAGTAACTAACTAATAAGTTGAATGTAATTTAAACTTGCTTCATGTGAAATCAGATTGAGCATGCACAACATCTATCCCCAGGTGCAGCAAAGCGCTTCGGAGAGCATGGTATCATTGCGTCTGTGCAGGTCAACCATTCTCTTCCATTACTGTATGTTATATAATGCTCGTAATGATGGTCTCTGTTCGCTGCATAAAAACATAGGAGTCTGAAGGCTCTTGTATTGCTCGAAAGGCGAAATCGTGATAGCACTTTTGTAACTAGAGGACTTCATTCAGTTACTTCTGGTTATAAACATAGGAGTCTAGATTGTGAAAAATATCATACTAATCTTATGAAGACAGAAGTTGCAGTGCATACAAGCACAATATGTCAGAAATACTCTGAAGCAAGAGAAAACAACAGGTCCAGCTTTTTAAGTATTCCATATTGAAGGTAAAGCACCATGACATCACATTCGATCTGCCAGTAAACAACAGACAGTAGACACAGCCTAAAGAAAATGTAACATAGAAAAAAAATACATGTTAGTAACCTGTCATTTCTTAATCTAGATATTCTCGTATTGTTAAGGGGCTTTTGCTATTCCCTGCAAAACAAGGTGCTTCCGCCATTCATGATTAATGAATCCCTGTTACTTTTCAGATCATTTTTAACATTTTACCTAATGGCCTGTTATGTGAGTACATATCAATCTGTGTACAGTTCTCCATGTCGTTACTTGAAATCATATGAAATGCACACATTGATATGATAAACGTGGATTGCAGCCTCCATCTTCTGAAATATGCGCTTGTTTTTGCCAGCCAGATCATTTGTTGGATGATGCTGACTCTGCTGGGAAGAAGATCGGGGTAGAACGAGCTGAGCGGAGTTCCTACTTGTTCCGATCACTACTGGCCGGTGGCGCACATCTGGCTTTTGGTTCTGATTGGCCTGTATGCATTTCCCGAAATTCCTCCAAATATTATAGCCTTTACTTGGGTGGAGATATAGGCAGTTAACTGTATTTGTGTGTGTGTTTATTTTCCAGGTTTCAGATATTTACCCTTTGCAAGCTATTAGAACTGCGATGTCCCGCAAGCTGCCTGGATGGGACGAGCCTTGGATCTCCGCAGAGCGCTTGCCCCTGGATGATTCCTTGAAAGCGTGAGTCTCTTTGCGGTGTCATGCATGTTCCATTTGGTTATACTCTGTTTCTGAAATGCCATGGAATGCCTCACTGATATCTGGTCATGCCGGTATCCACTCGCATTATGATGTTGAGATCTCCATATCGCAGAATTAGCAAACAGTATGATGTTGAGATCTGCATGTGTGTGTGTTTATGACGTATGATACTTGCAGGAACTCACTATGTTTCCTGTCTGTACTAATCGAGTTCTTTCTGCACGAGCTGCAGGCACACGATATCTGCCGCCTACGCCTGCTTCCTGGACCATGTTGTGGGTAGCCTCGTCGAAGGGAAGTACGCCGACTTCGTGGTCCTGCCGTCCACCTCGTGGCGTGAGTTCGCCGGCGACATCCCGGGGCACGTCCTGGCGACGTACGTGAACGGCAAGCAGGCCTATCCGTAGCCCCGTTCGCTGCGATGGCGCTCCGGCAGCCTCCAGGTCCGGTCCGGATTCAGATAGAAGACACACATACGTTAATTAGCACCAACCATTGTTGGTTTATTCTGGAAGCACTTGTCAGGCCTTGTACAACGGAAGATGCTTAGGGAaggtgcttagaaaaataaaccgGTCGTTTCTTAAGCACCGGTGCTTATTTGTACAGGAGAGACGTTTAGAAATAGGCACCGGTGCTTCAGAAAAACTCGATTTATTTTTCTAAGCATCTCTCTAAGCACCTCCCATTGTACAAGACCTCATAGTACCAATCTTATTTATTGATACTGTTGTGACATGATGAGGGTTACGTTGGATCCACATATTTTTTGTACTTTACGAACCGAAAGCGTCTGGGTAGCAGACTGGTGGTGTGATGATGCGCGCCCAATTTTAAATTCCAGCGTTGAACCCTTTCAACTCCGGCTGATTTTGTCTCATCGCGCGACCGGCCGGTCCACAGCTACCATTGCTTCCCTTTCGGCCTGAAATGTTCGTGGTGGTTGGTCTGTGGATGGACTCACTCCATCGGCCGGAGGAACGGCCGACGACTAAGATTGACGGATTGCCGCGGCTGAAGCCTGAAACTACGGACCGATGACGCGGCCCAAAATACCCAGGCCGGGCCGGGTCGGACTTGCCTCTCTCGCTGGGCTCGGGCTTTGTTTTGTAGCTCGAATGCATATTCGGGCTGAGCTTGGGCTTTCGTCCTTGCACTGGGTTTGCCCATAACAACACTGAGAAGCAACATACGGGCTGGGCTTTTAGGCTTTAGGCCTATGTCTGGCTGgggtcatatatatatatatatatatatatatatatatatatatatataccattCGTATACAAGTTTAAAAAGAAATAGAAGAAATATTAGGTAGATTTGTTGGAATCTGCTATAGAGACATTCCTTAAATTATTAGTTAATGCTACACAGACGGGATGGTTCTTACAGATTCAACGGAGTGTGATTAGGTGGAGGTTTCGGATTGAAGATTAGGAGGAAGGCGGGGGCCACCCCCATGAGAATAGGAGGAGGGATTAATTAAAGTTGTTGATCCCGTGAAATGTCCATAACTATCCGTGCGTTTAGAATTATTTGGACACCTTCAGTAACCAATTATTGAAAAAATTGTACGGGATCAGCTGGAGATGCTCTTGCTGTCACCGTCGACTAGTTTGTCCCTAGTAGCAGTTGGTTAGGGATATGCTTGCCACTTGGTGTTTCTAGAAGCACCATTGTTTCCGATTTTGCGGTGCAGACATGTAGTGGGCTGGTCAAACGTTCCACTTTGCTTGTGTATTCTTCCTAAGAGCAGTACTACTAACATGCCTATTCTTTTTAGAACAAATGTATGACTTGTCCTCGCATAAAACGGGGGAAATAGAAGTAGTATAACATGCAGGCGCCCAAATTAGAGAACGACAAGGCTGCACGCCCATAGTTTTGCCTGCGTTGAAAGCTGACTGGTGCGTAGTAGTTCAGCGAGAAGCGTCAGCGACAAGATTAGTTGAGCAGAACATAGACCATGGTAGGATGCCGGACCGTGGATCGGCTATGCAAAACAGTGTGCGCGACGTGGACACCGCAAACTGTGTCGTCAGAAATTTCTTTTTTTTTTAATTATCTCCAAGTCACTGCATCAAAATAATGCATGCAACCATCTTTATTAATTTATATATCAGAGTCTATCAAAATAAATACAAACATCAATCCAAAGTCACCTTCAAGATGAATAAAGTCGCTACACTTACAAGTATAAAAAATATGCCCT from Triticum urartu cultivar G1812 chromosome 3, Tu2.1, whole genome shotgun sequence encodes:
- the LOC125546070 gene encoding protein LONG AFTER FAR-RED 3 yields the protein MAARSALLAAGAAALVAVAAVFLLPDPASRLPWAQRGCFADLILANATIYTADPARPFAGAIAVRAGRVLRVGTYDSLKEFKGRDTYELNLSGNVVLPGFIDSHVHLIDGGLQLARVPLRGVRSKAEFISRVKGAVRDKHPGEWVRGGGWNNDFWGGDLPTAAWLDDISPDNPVWLSRMDGHMGLANSLAMKIAGIDKNTNDPVGGTIVRTTEREPTGLLVDAAMKLVFDVVREDSVNERREALLRASKHALMRGVTTVVDVGSYFPGTSEEQTWQDFSDVYVWAHSMGKMMIRVCLFFPMPTWPRVSDLIHERGRSLSRWIHLGGVKAFLDGSLGSSSAWFYEPYVDAPSNYGLQLLDMDVLLNATLESDKSGLQVAIHAIGDKANDMLLDMFDKVVSLNGTKDRRLRIEHAQHLSPGAAKRFGEHGIIASVQPDHLLDDADSAGKKIGVERAERSSYLFRSLLAGGAHLAFGSDWPVSDIYPLQAIRTAMSRKLPGWDEPWISAERLPLDDSLKAHTISAAYACFLDHVVGSLVEGKYADFVVLPSTSWREFAGDIPGHVLATYVNGKQAYP